The DNA segment AACAGCCGCGGCCAGCAGGGGATCGGGATCTCCGCCGCGGTGCTGTACTCCCAGCTCACCAGCGGCAAACCCGCGCGGATCACCTCCCGGACCAAGGGATCCAGCGACGCCGAGTACTTCGAGTTGATCATCGACACCGACACCAACGAACCGGAGATCAGCGTCGACGAGACGACGACCTGGGACCGGCCACACGGCACGCGCATCGAACTGGAGATGGAAGCCAACATGCGCGCGCGCCAGAGTCTCCACGAATACATCGAGCAGACGGCCGTGGTCAACCCCCACGCTCGTATCGAGTTCGTCGAGCCCAGCCTGGACGAGCCGGCGAAGTTCGAGCGCGCCGAGGACGCCACACTTCCGGACGAGACCGAGGAGATCCGCCCGCATCCCCACGGCGTCGAACTCGGGACGCTGTTGAAGATGCTGGAGGCGACCGATTCCTACTCGATCTCCGGGTTCCTGCAGGAGGAGTTTACCCGCGTCGGGCAAAAGACCGCAGACAGCGTCGTCGACCGGTTCCGGGACCGCCACTTCGGCCGGGAAATGGCCTGGCGACCGCCACAGGCCCACGAGAACGCGGACGTCACAGCAGCCGTCCGGGGCGCGGTCGCCAACAAGGGCAAAGAGGCGACGAAAACCTTCGCGGCGGCGGTCGCCGAGGCCGTCGACGACCACGACCGCCTCGCCCATCACGAACTCCGTGGGATCGTCGATAGCGAGGCCGAGGCCGTCGAATCGGAGTCCGGGACGACCTTCGGTTCGACAGTCCGGGAGAAGGCCACTGAGGCCGCCTGGACACAGGTGCTGGGCGGCGACGAGGAGGAGGTTCGCACGGACGCGATCACCTCCGATCTCTATACGCTGATCGACGAGGCGACCAGCACGCGGAAAGACGACGCCACGCTCCAGGGGCTTGCCGAGCGACTGGCCGCGAAGTTCGTCGGGAGCGAGGACCGTCAGCACCGACTGACGCGCGAGGAGCTGGCCGAGTACGTCTCCCGGGCAGCCGACGCGACCGAGGAGTACGATGACGCAACCTTCGGCGAGACGGCCCGCGAAAACGTGATCGAGGCGATATGGGACGTGATGGCGACGGTACCGGACGATCCGCCGACAGTCTCGTCGATCGCGGACGACCGGGACGCGTCGTCAGAACTGCTGGAGGCGATGCGGGAGACCGACATCATGTCGCCGCCGACGGGTTGTCTCGCACCGATCACCGAGGAGCTGGTGTTGTCGGGGCTACAGAAGGAGTTCGACGCGGACTTCTACGCCGCCGCCACCCGGGACGCCGCGGTCCACGGCGGTGACCCGTTCATCGTCGAGGCCGGGATCGCCTACGGCGGCGACCTCGAAGACGGCGGCTCCGTCGACGTGATGCGCTTTGCCAACCGCGTGCCGCTGGTCTATCAGCGCGGGGCCTGTGCGACGACGGACGTGGTCAAGGCGATTAACTGGCGCAACTACGGTCTGGATCAGCCGGGTGGGAGCGGCATCCCGAACGGCCCCGCGGTGATCATGGTCCACGTCGCCTCGACGAACGTGCCGTTCACCAGCGAATCGAAAGACGCCGTCGCGAACGTGCCCGAGATCGAAAGCGAGATCGAACTCGCGATCCGGGAGGCCGCCCGCGACCTGAAGAGCTACCTCAACAAGCGCCGCTCGATGCAGCAGCGCCGGGAGAAACAGGACAAGCTGGCGACGATCCTGCCGGAGATGGCCGAGAAACTGGCCTCGGTGACGGGACAGGACGAGCCCGACATCGACGAGGCGCTGGCCCGCATCATGAACAACGTCCTGGTCGAGCGCACCGTCGAGGACGGCACGGCGACGATCAGCGTCGAGAACAACGCCGATCGCAACGCCGACATCGAGGTGACCGAGATCCTCGACGCCGAGCCAGGGGACGTCAACGGCGCGAACGTCGTCGAGATGGACGGCGAGTACTATCTCAAGTGGTCGCCGACGGTGGGCAGCGGCGAGACCGAACGGCTGGAGTACCGCATCGACGAGGCCGCCAACAGTGAGGTCGCCGTCGAGGGAATCAACGAGGAGAAACTCACGATCCAATCATGAGCACAGACGACGACACCAACTACGGCGAGGGCGATGCACGCCAGCGACTGCTGAACCTGGCCGAACAGTTCTACGAGCAGTTCGAGGAGGGCGACGTGCCGCGGCTGCAGGTTCCGACCCGGACGAAGACCAACATCGAGTACGACGAGGATAGCAACGTCTGGGTGTACGGCGACCGCACGTCCACCCGCAGCGCCAAGACGATCTCGGGCGCCCAGAAGCTCCTGAAGGCGGTGTACACGATCGATTTCCTGGCCCAGCAACTCGGCGAGGACCGTTCCTCGACTCTGCGTGAGTTGTACTACCTCAGCGAGTCATGGGATCTCGACGAGGCGCAGTTCAACAGCCAGGACGAATCGAACCAGCTGATCGAGGACCTGGAGATCGTGTCCGGGGTCACCCGGGAGGACTTCCACATGCGTCCCGAGGAGTCGGGCGCGACGCTGATGGGACCGCTCCTGTTGCGTGAACAGACCCGCCGGGGCGAGCGGGAAATTCACTGCCAGGAGGACGTCGGCGAAGGTGGCTATCAGATCCCGAACAACCCGGATCAGATCGAGTTCCTGGAGTGTGACGCCGACTTCGTGCTGGCAGTCGAGACCGGCGGGATGCGCGACCGACTCGTCGAGAACGGCTTCGACGAGGAGATGAACGCGCTGATCGTCCACCTGAAAGGCCAGCCTGCCCGTGCGACCCGCCGGATCACGAAGCGGCTGCACGACGAACTCGACCTGCCGGTGACGGTGTTCACTGACGGTGACCCCTGGTCGTATCGCATCTACGGATCGGTCGCCTACGGTTCGATCAAGTCGGCGCATCTCTCGGAGTATCTGGCGACGCCCCAGGCGCAGTTTGTCGGCGTCCAGCCCGAGGACATCGTCGAGTACGACTTGCCGACCGACCCCCTTTCGGATTCGGATATCAACGCCCTGGAATCCGAGCTGGAGGATCCGCGCTTCCAGACCGACTACTGGGAGGAACAGATCGAACTCCAGCTAGAGATCGACAAGAAGTCCGAACAGCAGGCGCTGGCCTCGCACGGGCTTGACTTCGTCACGGAGACGTACCTGCCCGAGCGCCTGGACGCGATGGGCGTCCTCTAGACGCGCGGGGGCCGGGCGCAACTTCTTTGTCCTACGACGAATTGATCGACGACGAGACCGCGGAGGCGATGAACCGGCCCACAAAACTGTCTCGTTCTACCATCCCCCTGATCACCCCCGTTTATACACCCCCGTTATGCACGATAGTTGCTGATAGTTATAGGAGAACAATTACCATATGAGAACGATGGCAACTATAGAAGTCAGCGACGCAGTCTACGAGATCCTGGACGAGGAAACGGGGGAGAACGAGTCGATCGACGACTTGCTGGTGGACCTGCTGGGGATCGAGGACGAAGAGCCACCGAAACCGGACGTCTCCGAGGTCGAATCGGGCGACATTCACGGGGGCGATACGAACATGTGGACCGTTTACGACCAGCTCGACCGGGAACGCGCGGAAGGCGAATCGCTCGCGGACACGTTCCGCAGGATCCAGGGGTAAGTATAGCCGGCAGTGTACGGATCCGGTTTCGGAACGAAGAGAAGCCGCGGTAGCCGCCGCCGGGAAGCGGATGGGCTCGCGGCACCGTCACGGACCGGCGGTCAGGGGCACCGATCCGGGATAGACCGGCGAGGTCGGAGCACACTCGACTCGCCTTCCGTCGGACACTGGTTGCACGCTCACGGGCACGTGAGATCGGTTTGCGAACGATACGATCAGTCTGCCGTTTGGTCTCTGTGTATGTTCTCCCTCGATTTTCTTACTATCCTATCGACGTGTGCGGGTGAAATGCCACGTCCTTGTGTTTTCATCGGCAATTAGTCGCAGGAACGAGTAACATATAAGGATTTTGTGCAGATGTGCTTAGTTGATTGGAGGATCATTATATTATATCAAGCGGTGAGTCCTCGCTGTCGCGACGCAGCCGGAGAACGCCCAGACAACACATCCAGAGGGCGACAGTCGGCACGAGCGAGTGGCCGGTCGTCCCCGGATCGAAGTGGTACGCCGTCTCGACCAGCGGGGAGAGAAACGGGACGCCCTTCGGCGTCGTCGTATCGAGGAGTAGATGCGATCCGTAGGCGGCTGCGACCGCCAAGGCCGTCCGTCGGTCCCGATACGCCACTACCCCGGCTGTGAGTCCGCCGACAAATAGCGTGTGCGTGATCCCGCGGTGGATGAACGGCCAGCCAAGCGCGGCAGGAAAGAGAAAATCGACGTCCGGGGCAACCCCGGCGGCCAGCCCGGCGACCGGGCGATCGAACAGTGCCGTCCCGAGCGTGTAGCCGACCACGGCGTGCGTGGCGATCGCGACAGTCAGGAAAGCGGCCTGCGCGAGCGGGACCATCAGTTCCAACCGGCATCCGAGTCGGCAAAACGCTGTCGTCCGCCCGCCTCGCTTGCGGAGACGAACGGCTTTTGCGATCGCCGCCCTCACTTTCGAATATGAATATCGACGACACGCCGGTACTTGACAACCACATGCACCTCGATCCGATCGAGGGCCGGAACACCGACGCCGTCGAGGATTTCGTCTCAGTCGGCGGGACACATCTGCTCGTGCTCAACAAGCCCTCGTGGCACCTCCGTGAGGCCGCCACCGACGAGGCGATCTTCGAGGAGGTGTTCGAACTGACGATCGACGCGGCCGCCGACGCGAGTGAGGTGTTGCCGGGTCGGGCCTGGCCCGTCCTGGGCGTACACCCGGGGTTGATCTCGCAGTTGGTCGAGGAGGGATACACGCCGGCAGCGGCACGCGACATCATGCAGGCCGGGCTCGACATCGCGGCTGGATACGTCGCCGACGGGCCGGCACTGGCGATCAAGTCGGGTCGCCCGCATTACGACGTGAGCGACGAGGTCTGGGCGGCCTCGAACGCGGTGATGCGCCACGCGTTTGATCTGGCAGGCGAAGTCGGTTGTGTCGTCCAGTTGCACACCGAAGGGAGTGAGGACCTCACTGAGATCACCGAGTGGGCACAGGCGGAGGGACTGCCGCCCGAACAGGTCGTCAAGCACTACTCCGGCGGTCGGCTCGAGGGGCCGATCAAGAGCGTCATCGCCGAGAAGGACGAACTGGAGATCGCCGTCGAGGCCGACGAGCCGTTCCTCATGGAGACGGACTTCATCGACGATCCCGAGCGGCCGGGCGCGGTGCTGGGTCCGAAGACCGTCCCGCGGCGGGTGCGGTGGATGCTCGAAAACGGCTGGGACGACGCCGTGCGACGCGCGCACGTCGAAACACCTGCGAGGGTGTACGGAATCGACACCGAAGCGACGCTGGATCGGTGAGCGATTCTGTCGTTCCACGCAGTCGTCCCCCACGCCGAATCTTCTTCCTGTCGCCGATCGAATCGGCGGGCATGCAACAGCGACGGTGTCCCGGGTGTGGGCTGCTGCGTCAGTACGTCGATCCGGATTTCTGACCGTGTCCGCCGGTCGCTATCACGAAAGCGGTATGCGGAGTCCCCGCAGACGGATCTGGCAACGAAAACCCTATCCCCCGACGCACGAACAGGGTTGACATGAGCACACCGCCAGGGGAATACTACACCGAGGAACGGTGGCAGAACTGGCTGGACCGTATCGCAGCGGAAGACATCGATCCCGAGGACGAGGACTCGGCGCGCCTGCTGTTGAATCTGCAGGACGACACGGCTATCGCCGTCGCGAAGATCGTCATCGATTACCAGGACGATGAACTCGACGAAGACGTCGCCCTTGAGGAGCTGGCCGACATCCGCGAGGTCGTCCTCTCGGAAGTCGACATCGACGACGAGGAGAAGCTCATGCTGGTCGACGGCGTCCAGACGTCGCTGGTCTGTGTCTTCTACGCGGCCGAGGAATACGTCGCCGGAGGTCCGCCGTCGGATGGAACTGTCGGCGAGTACATCGAAGCCGCGAGCGAGGCCGAAGGCGAGGAGGAACTCGATGCCGCGCTGGGCTACTGCGCCCAGGCAGGCACGCTGATCATCGACGGCGCGGAACTGGACCGGGACGTGACCGAAGACCTGGAGTTCGGGCTGGTCGCCGAGTGGGTCAACGGACTCGATAGCCTGCAGACGGCGATGAGCGATCCGGAAGTCGTCGAAGAGGACGAGGAGTAGCGCGGCAGCTTTTTGCGTGTCGGGCAGTGATATGGTGCCAATGCAGTTCCGGGGCGACCGCCGCGGCCAGGCGATCCAGATCGGTGCCGTGCTGTTGCTCGGCGCGATAGTCATCTCCTTCGGGATCTATCAGGCGACGGTCGTCCCCGAGCAGAACCGCGAGATCGAGTTTAAACACAGCCAGACCGTCCAGGGGCAACTGGGGGATGCACGCAACGCCATCGTCTCGACTGGCTCGACCGGTGACGGTCGCTCGGTATCGGTAACACTTGGCACGCAGTATCCCTCGCGTATCATCGCGATGAACCCCGGTCCCCCGTCGGGACAGCTTTCGACCGTCGGGACGACGGACGAGTCGATCAATGCGACGATCGCCAACGCGGAGGCAACTGGCGAGACGGGCGACTTCTGGACGGGCGAAAACCGGTCGTACAACACGGGGTCGCTGGCCTACCGACCGGGGTACAACGAGTACCGGAACGCGCCGACGACGTGGTACGAGCACTCGGTGCTGTTCAACCAGTTCCGGGACGCGAACCTGACGGAAACCGGCCAGCGACTGATCGACGGGACGACGATCTCGCTCGTGGCGCTCAACGGGTCCTATCAGGCGAGCCAGTCCGGGAGCGTCTCGCTTGATTTCCGCGGGGCGAGCGTGTCGAGTCGGACTGTTTCGGTCACTAATGAAACTGATTCGAACGTCTCGATCACGCTGCCGACACGGCTGGATGAAAAGAGCTGGGAGGAGGTGCTCGACGGGGAGCGCCGGGTTGCAAGCGTGCGTACGTCCTCGGTCGCCGGAGCGGACTATCAACTGGTACATATCGTCCTCGAACGGGGCGTGATCTACGACCTGCAACTGTCGCGGGTCGGCGTCGGCACCGGTGTCGTCAAGCCGGAACCGGCCTATCTGACGCGAGTCTCGGAAAACACGCCGACAGTGCCGGAGGACGGGGAGATTGACATCGCCGTCGAAGTCCGAGATCGGTTCGACAATCCGAAGCGAAACGTGCCGGTGGTCGCCGGGACCGAGCGAAGTGACTCGTCAGTCTCGCCGAACAGCACCGCAAGCGACGGCGACGGACAGGTGACGGTGACCTACGAGGCACCGAATATCTCAGACGCAGGCCAGCGGACTGATTACGTCCAGGTGAGTCTGAATACGTCGCTTTCGGGTGCGGTGAACGAGTCGGGTTTCAACGGTTCGACGCCGGTCAACGTCTCGGTGCCGATTCGGGTCGACAACAGCGACGGGAGTGGACTTGGTGGTGACGGTGGCACGGCACCATCGCGAGCGGGACAGGGCGGCGAGTCGACGTACTCCCCATCGCAGTCGACCGAACTCCTGACCGACGAGAACGGCGTCTGGTCGGCGATCAACAAGACCGATCAGATCATCTTCAGCGACGGCTACCCGGTGGTGGAGCCAGATGATAGCGACGAATACGTTCTCTCTGAATTCACAATCGCGAACGCAAGCGAGGCCTTCTCGGTTGAAACGGAGGCCTACCGGACGACCGGCGGGACCTACGGCGGGACGGTCAGTATCTATTCGTTCGCAGCGGATGACCAGCGAACGTCCTCGCTGACGCCCGCCGCTGCCGAGGACGTACTCACCGCCGACAGATACAACGGAGCTGACGTGATCAACCGGGCGAGTTACGCAAGCACAGATGCTACGTTCCGCTCGTATCTGCGAGCGATCGCTGAGATGGATCGCTCGACGACGGGGGTCATCTTCTCGGATCAGGACGGCCGCGTGAACCTGACGCTGCAAGGCGAAAGTCTGTTTACAGCGGTCATGGCCAATTCGAGTACGGCCAACGACGGAGACGAGTTCGCCCGACTGTACTTCGAGAACGAGACCGACACGGGCGGTTGGACGATCTCTGATACTGATGACACGGCGTCGCTACCCGACGAGCGACTGCAGGGAGAGTACTACTTCACGAAGAACAAAACGGCGCTGTTGAACGCCGACTCGGATCTCGACCCTGCCCGAGTCTACAACACCTCGCTCCGGTTGGCCGACGGTGGCGAGGCGCTGGAACTCAGGGACGCACAGGGAGATCTCCGTGACGAACTCGCGTACGGGACCGAGCAGACGAGTCACGGATGGAATCTGACACTCGGTGAAGACGAGGTAGCCAACCGGACGACCTATGATGACGGCGTCTACGTCGATACTGACAATGCCAGCGACTGGACAGTCGAAACCAGAGGCGAGTTCTTCGATGAGGCGGTCGCCGATAGTATCTCTTACAACGGTGACGGGACGGCTGACGGGCCCAACGGGGACCAGACTGGTGTGAGCTTTAGCGTCACCAACAACGGCAGCAGTGACGCAAACTTGACCCAGATATCGATCGATTCGTCCAGCGCGGCGATCAAGGTATACGAAGGCAACACCAGTGGTGGCCAGTGGGGCCGGGAAGTGTTCGTGAACGCGAATACTGACGGGTATCTCGAAGCTGGTAACGGCAACTACAACCAGGATGGATACACACTAGGAAGCGGACCAACACCGCTCACTTCGAATGCCGTGATCGGCAGTGGCGGGACGGCGACGGTCTCTATTTACGAGTTCCGCGACGGACAGGGGAATAACCAATATATCAATATGAATAGTAAATCGGTAACAGTGACGCTGACGTTCAGCGACGGATCGACCAAAACGGTCACGTTCACTGGGTGACAACAAGTGTCGCGCTCCCTGCACGACAAGTGGACGCGTGCCCAGTCGGAAGTCGTCGGCGTCGCCCTCCTCGTCGGTGTGTTCGCGCTTCTCGCGTTACTCGTCGGCACTGTCGTCATCGGCAATGTCACCGACCAGGCGAGCAACGAACCGCTGGCCGAGATCAACACCTCAGCGACGGCAGAGAACCTCACGCTAACCCACGGCGGCGGTGATGGCTTCGAAGAGACTGCTATCACCGTCATCCTCCGACAGAACGGAGACGAAACACGGTACGGACTCGAATCGTTCACCGAAAACCGGGGCAGCGATACAGCGCGCTTCTCGGCCGGCGAGCGATGGGTCAGAAGCCATACCCTTACCACTGGGCTGGCACGCGTGCTTGTCGTCCACGAACCGTCGAACGCAGTCGTCCACGACGAGCAGATCGTCGTGCCGGCTGCTCCGAACCGCGAGCCAGTCGCCGCGTTCGAGTATAGTCCTGAAGCCCCTGGGGCCAACGAGTCGATCACATTCAACGCCAGCGACTCATACGATGGCGATGGGAACATCACTAGCTACGAGTGGGACTTCAACGGCGACGGGAGTACGACTACGACGACCGAGCCAGTGATCAATCACACCTACGACAGCGGCGACACCTACAACGTGACGCTGACGGTGATTGACGACGATGGCGCGACGAACACGACGGCCGAAACCGTCCCAGCCACGGTTGTCACGGTCGTCACGGCGATCAACGCCGGCGGGAACGACTACACGGCCAGTGACGGTACCGAGTATGTTGCCGATACGAGCTACACGGGTGGGTTGACGTATGCTACTGGGGATCCGATCGCAGACACGAGCGATGACCCGCTGTATCAGTCTGAACGCTACGGTGACTTCAGCTACGAGATACCGATCGAAAATGGCGAGTACCGCG comes from the Halapricum desulfuricans genome and includes:
- a CDS encoding metal-dependent hydrolase → MVPLAQAAFLTVAIATHAVVGYTLGTALFDRPVAGLAAGVAPDVDFLFPAALGWPFIHRGITHTLFVGGLTAGVVAYRDRRTALAVAAAYGSHLLLDTTTPKGVPFLSPLVETAYHFDPGTTGHSLVPTVALWMCCLGVLRLRRDSEDSPLDII
- a CDS encoding DNA topoisomerase IV subunit A; the protein is MSTDDDTNYGEGDARQRLLNLAEQFYEQFEEGDVPRLQVPTRTKTNIEYDEDSNVWVYGDRTSTRSAKTISGAQKLLKAVYTIDFLAQQLGEDRSSTLRELYYLSESWDLDEAQFNSQDESNQLIEDLEIVSGVTREDFHMRPEESGATLMGPLLLREQTRRGEREIHCQEDVGEGGYQIPNNPDQIEFLECDADFVLAVETGGMRDRLVENGFDEEMNALIVHLKGQPARATRRITKRLHDELDLPVTVFTDGDPWSYRIYGSVAYGSIKSAHLSEYLATPQAQFVGVQPEDIVEYDLPTDPLSDSDINALESELEDPRFQTDYWEEQIELQLEIDKKSEQQALASHGLDFVTETYLPERLDAMGVL
- a CDS encoding DNA topoisomerase VI subunit B gives rise to the protein MPSMQSTLGDSGIAEELAESQRQISIAEFFEKNKHMLGFDSGARALVTAVKEGVDNSLDACEEADIFPDIYVEIEDLGDYYRLVIEDNGPGITKEQLPKVFGKLLYGSRFHKREQSLTPDQQVLVRRDDTIETIPIGVLCDAYLPEGGEATQPVPDDIEVPSFNRETQEMSWESITHAIRHETDEATYEITTEKGRTVEVTGNHSLFSVTSMGETKEIKAGDLEAGDTVLTPRTLPSFEESIESVNLLGHITPDQLDGRRVYVYGFDRETLEQLQDGEKIRKKPSPDSDRKRTYYRYDGVDILKDSLETNYLEKGYLPAETVIELGWEEKAADCRFKTYQVGGEETTMPVSVQLDQSFMRLLGYYVAEGHVDDRQVGFTFGSHEQELIKETEATVATVGGRTKTVDRERNSTRVKAFGSVLSMFLETACGEGAENKRIPDFVFRTGRERQQEFITGLYQGDGSDSHPSNELSHTTVSETLAQQLSVLWNMQGVLASTEVVTDGSGYSDDPSTRYRTKVYGEDVNLSDVFGERRRPGEQQYKRVPISLLSDHRVGHVGHETVPDTIPGLLLGVGVGSNLEHAEVYESLIERALDGEYVEKPRYVHNLKEMGLLHDDHQPTETLEELWETIHELQGITETDMCLLPVKNVERTDPPEYVYDISVPGATGHDENFVVVNEGALSVKNSRGQQGIGISAAVLYSQLTSGKPARITSRTKGSSDAEYFELIIDTDTNEPEISVDETTTWDRPHGTRIELEMEANMRARQSLHEYIEQTAVVNPHARIEFVEPSLDEPAKFERAEDATLPDETEEIRPHPHGVELGTLLKMLEATDSYSISGFLQEEFTRVGQKTADSVVDRFRDRHFGREMAWRPPQAHENADVTAAVRGAVANKGKEATKTFAAAVAEAVDDHDRLAHHELRGIVDSEAEAVESESGTTFGSTVREKATEAAWTQVLGGDEEEVRTDAITSDLYTLIDEATSTRKDDATLQGLAERLAAKFVGSEDRQHRLTREELAEYVSRAADATEEYDDATFGETARENVIEAIWDVMATVPDDPPTVSSIADDRDASSELLEAMRETDIMSPPTGCLAPITEELVLSGLQKEFDADFYAAATRDAAVHGGDPFIVEAGIAYGGDLEDGGSVDVMRFANRVPLVYQRGACATTDVVKAINWRNYGLDQPGGSGIPNGPAVIMVHVASTNVPFTSESKDAVANVPEIESEIELAIREAARDLKSYLNKRRSMQQRREKQDKLATILPEMAEKLASVTGQDEPDIDEALARIMNNVLVERTVEDGTATISVENNADRNADIEVTEILDAEPGDVNGANVVEMDGEYYLKWSPTVGSGETERLEYRIDEAANSEVAVEGINEEKLTIQS
- a CDS encoding DUF2150 family protein; this translates as MSTPPGEYYTEERWQNWLDRIAAEDIDPEDEDSARLLLNLQDDTAIAVAKIVIDYQDDELDEDVALEELADIREVVLSEVDIDDEEKLMLVDGVQTSLVCVFYAAEEYVAGGPPSDGTVGEYIEAASEAEGEEELDAALGYCAQAGTLIIDGAELDRDVTEDLEFGLVAEWVNGLDSLQTAMSDPEVVEEDEE
- a CDS encoding antitoxin VapB family protein — protein: MATIEVSDAVYEILDEETGENESIDDLLVDLLGIEDEEPPKPDVSEVESGDIHGGDTNMWTVYDQLDRERAEGESLADTFRRIQG
- a CDS encoding TatD family hydrolase translates to MNIDDTPVLDNHMHLDPIEGRNTDAVEDFVSVGGTHLLVLNKPSWHLREAATDEAIFEEVFELTIDAAADASEVLPGRAWPVLGVHPGLISQLVEEGYTPAAARDIMQAGLDIAAGYVADGPALAIKSGRPHYDVSDEVWAASNAVMRHAFDLAGEVGCVVQLHTEGSEDLTEITEWAQAEGLPPEQVVKHYSGGRLEGPIKSVIAEKDELEIAVEADEPFLMETDFIDDPERPGAVLGPKTVPRRVRWMLENGWDDAVRRAHVETPARVYGIDTEATLDR